The following are from one region of the Malassezia vespertilionis chromosome 4, complete sequence genome:
- a CDS encoding D-arabinose 1-dehydrogenase (NAD(+)) (COG:C; EggNog:ENOG503NXMU), with protein sequence MPIPPQTYPPWSAFGDVVPLNTLPDDVPDGEAPWQHAKELTDFKSQCSPLLFGGGAFGAGMYNADTVLHSDACIRALRLAFRYGINALDTSPYYYPSELVLGRALRTLAPEFPRASYFLITKCGRYGPARSAFDYTPERISQSVHDSMERLGTTYLDAALLHDAEFVSDQPRATLDPDGALLAANAVGIACDQHGALTQGEARVVLGTTPADAPVLRGDGDRRVLDAAHALFALKDRGVIKNVGMSGYPVAELVRISRFIACNAPFRPLDIVLNYSNHTLHSDLLPQWQDMFAVCPWPGGVCPDGSGRVWEAPMLLNASPFSMGLFSDRGAPPWHPASPALQETVQQVHARLARLAAEAKRVSVPKENVLGRTALLHGIRGTEKLELRTLLGMSNVEEVHAAIAIYRVLVSACGSAEARAKLDPKQIAALHATYEQLAEYGAIAQAAMKEAHVYDAAWAQPPPDA encoded by the coding sequence ATGCCCATTCCACCGCAGACCTACCCGCCGTGGTCGGCGTTTGGGGACGTAGTGCCACTGAATACGCTCCCAGATGATGTACCCGATGGAGAAGCACCGTGGCAACATGCAAAAGAGCTGACCGACTTTAAATCGCAGTGCTCGCCGCTTTTGTTCGGCGGTGGCGCTTTTGGCGCGGGGATGTACAATGCAGATACCGTTTTGCACAGCGATGCGTGCATCCGTGCATTGCGATTAGCATTTCGCTACGGCATCAATGCACTCGATACTTCTCCGTACTACTATCCTTCCGAACTGGTCCtgggccgcgcgctgcggacGCTCGCGCCGGAATTTCCCCGCGCATCCTACTTCCTTATCACGAAATGCGGCCGCTACGGCCCAGCGCGGAGCGCATTTGACTATACACCGGAACGGATTAGCCAATCGGTGCACGATAGTATGGAGCGGCTCGGAACGACGTACTTGGACGCCGCCCTGCTCCACGATGCCGAGTTTGTCTCGGACCAGCCACGGGCGACGCTTGACCCTGACGGTGCTTTGCTCGCCGCGAATGCTGTTGGGATTGCGTGCGACCAGCATGGTGCTCTTACCCAGGGTGAGGCACGCGTGGTTCTCGGCACCACACCAGCAGATGCGCCCGTCCTGCGTGGTGACGGCGATCGGAGAGTCCTCGACGCGGCACACGCATTGTTTGCACTCAAGGACCGCGGCGTAATTAAAAATGTGGGAATGAGCGGATATCCCGTCGCTGAGCTTGTCCGTATTTCGCGGTTTATCGCGTGTAACGCACCATTCCGTCCGTTGGATATCGTGTTGAACTACAGCAACCATACCTTGCACTCCGACTTGCTCCCGCAATGGCAGGACATGTTTGCAGTGTGCCCGTGGCCCGGAGGCGTATGCCCCGATGGCAGCGGTAGGGTATGGGaggcgccgatgctgcTGAATGCTTCGCCGTTTTCCATGGGTCTGTTTTCCGATCGTGGGGCGCCGCCTTGGCATCCCGCGTCGCCAGCGCTACAGGAGACAGTTCAACAGGTGCACGCAAGGTTGGCGAGGCTTGCCGCAGAAGCTAAGCGCGTGTCTGTGCCCAAGGAGAACGTGTTGGGCCGTACGGCACTTTTGCATGGTATTCGAGGTACGGAAAAGCTGGAGCTTCGTACCTTGCTTGGGATGAGCAATGTCGAGGAGGTGCACGCAGCAATTGCCATCTATCGCGTCCTTGTGTCTGCGTGCGGCAGTGCAGAGGCACGCGCGAAGCTGGATCCAAAGCAGATTGCAGCGCTACATGCGACGTACGAACAGCTTGCAGAGTACGGAGCGATTGCGCAGGCAGCGATGAAGGAAGCGCACGTGTACGATGCTGCATGGGCGCAGCCTCCACCCGATGCATAA
- the PGK1 gene encoding phosphoglycerate kinase (COG:G; EggNog:ENOG503NVNN; BUSCO:EOG09262F22) — translation MSLSQKLAITDLDLAGKRVLIRVDFNVPLDGDKITNNQRIVAALPTIKYALEQKPKAVVLMSHMGRPDGNVVSKYSLKPVAKELDKQLNANVAFLNDCVGPEVEKAVADAKDGQVILLENLRFHIEEEGKGKDANGEKTKADSKAVEKFRQELTKLGDVYINDAFGTAHRAHSSVVGIELPQRAAGYLMKKELDFFSKALESPERPFLAILGGAKISDKIQLIDNMLDKVNMLIIGGGMAFTFKKVLDNMNIGSSLYDEEGAKKVQELMAKAQKKNVEVLLPVDFVTADKFAKDAKVGEADDKTGIPDGWMGLDVGEKSRKLFGDAIVKAKTILWNGPAGVFEFDNFAAGSKALLDACVQAEKKGGVVIVGGGDTATVVAKYGAEDDISHVSTGGGASLELLEGKDLPGVTGLSSK, via the coding sequence ATGTCGCTTTCGCAGAAGCTTGCTATTACCGATCTTGACCTCGCGGGTAAGCGCGTGTTGATCCGTGTCGACTTTAATGTGCCTCTCGATGGTGACAAGATCACCAACAACCAGCGCAttgttgcggcgctcccGACGATCAAGTACGCTTTGGAGCAGAAGCCCAAGGCGGTGGTGCTCATGAGCCACATGGGCCGTCCCGATGGCAACGTCGTGTCAAAGTACTCGCTGAAGCCTGTAGCGAAGGAGCTTGACAAGCAGCTGAACGCCAATGTTGCGTTCTTGAACGACTGTGTCGGCCCCGAGGTCGAAAAGGCAGTTGCCGATGCCAAGGATGGACAAGTGATCCTCCTCGAGAACCTCCGTTTCCACATTGAGGAAGAAGGCAAGGGCAAGGATGCTAATGGCGAGAAGACCAAGGCGGATTCCAAGGCGGTTGAAAAGTTCCGCCAGGAGCTCACCAAGCTGGGCGACGTGTACATCAACGACGCCTTTGGTACTGCCCACCGCGCGCACTCCTCCGTCGTCGGCATTGagctgccgcagcgtgctgctgGCTATTTGATGAAGAAGGAGCTCGACTTCTTTTCCAAGGCCCTTGAAAGCCCCGAGCGTCCGTTTTTGGCCATTCTTGGAGGTGCGAAGATCTCGGACAAGATCCAGCTTATCGACAACATGCTGGACAAGGTCAACATGCTCATCATTGGCGGTGGTATGGCCTTTACATTCAAGAAGGTGCTTGACAACATGAACATTGGCAGCTCTCTGTACGACGAGGAGGGCGCGAAGAAGGTGCAGGAGCTcatggccaaggcgcaaaAGAAGAATGTCGAAGTGCTCCTTCCCGTCGACTTTGTCACTGCAGACAAGTTTGCCAAGGATGCCAAAGTCGGCGAAGCGGACGACAAGACCGGTATTCCTGACGGCTGGATGGGCCTCGACGTTGGCGAAAAGAGCCGCAAGCTGTTTGGCGACGCAATTGTCAAGGCCAAGACCATTCTCTGGAACGGCCCCGCGGGTGTGTTTGAGTTTGACAACTTTGCCGCGGGCTccaaggcgctgctcgatgcgtgTGTCCAAGCGGAGAAGAAGGGCGGCGTGGTGATTGTCGGCGGTGGTGACACGGCGACGGTGGTGGCCAAGTATGGTGCCGAAGACGACATTTCCCACGTTTCcacgggcggcggcgcttctctcgagctcctcgaggGCAAGGATCTGCCTGGCGTGACCGGACTTAGCAGCAAGTAA
- the GUA1 gene encoding GMP synthase (glutamine-hydrolyzing) (COG:F; MEROPS:MER0045886; EggNog:ENOG503NUUQ) has translation MSHAIHSQYDSILILDFGSQYSHLITRRFRELNVYCEMLPCTQQIKDLTWHPKGVILSGSPYSVYDEVAPRVDPAVFSMGVPVLGICYGLQEIAWNHGGRVDPHHTREYGHATLDLVQTGNRVCDALFAGLGEDLTVWMSHGDQLSKMPDNFDVIARTKTAPYAAIAHKEHPFYGIQFHAEVTHTAQGTKLFENFVTVCGCRRNWTMETFIDKEIARIREMVGPHGRVLGAISGGVDSSVAAKIMHEAIGDRFHAVMVDNGVLRMDEAKQVDEKLSKDLGVNLTVVDASDLFLERLVDVEDPERKRKIIGNTFIEVFEKEAERMEKEMGKYEYLLQGTLYPDVIESISFKGPSATIKTHHNVGGLLEDMKLKLIEPLRELFKDEVRALGRLMGIPEHLVGRHPFPGPGLAIRILGPVTRDQVKLLQHADKIYIEEIFKANVYNDISQAFAVLLPVRAVGVQGDKRTYDQVIALRAAQTTDFMTATWYHFDPNLLSRISNRITNEVQGVNRVVLDVSSKPPATIEWL, from the coding sequence ATGAGCCATGCGATCCATAGCCAGTATGACTCGATCCTGATTCTCGATTTCGGGTCGCAGTACTCGCACCTAATTACGCGTCGATTTCGTGAGCTGAATGTGTACTGTGAGATGCTTCCTTGCACGCAGCAAATCAAGGATCTGACGTGGCACCCGAAAGGCGTCATCCTCTCTGGCTCGCCCTACTCTGTGTACGACGAAGTTGCCCCCCGCGTCGATCCGGCGGTATTTTCCATGGGCGTGCCCGTGCTGGGCATTTGCTACGGCCTGCAAGAGATTGCATGGAATCACGGCGGACGTGTAGATCCGCATCATACGCGTGAATATGGGCATGCGACGTTGGACCTTGTGCAAACGGGCAACCGCGTCTgcgacgcgctctttgcggGCCTCGGCGAAGACCTGACGGTGTGGATGTCGCATGGGGACCAGCTGAGCAAGATGCCAGACAACTTTGACGTGATTGCGCGGACCAAGACGGCGCCCTACGCGGCAATTGCGCACAAAGAGCATCCCTTTTACGGCATCCAGTTCCACGCAGAAGTCACGCACACCGCCCAAGGCACCAAGCTCTTTGAAAATTTTGTGACTGTTTGTggatgcaggcgcaacTGGACGATGGAGACGTTCATCGACAAGGAAATTGCGCGGATTCGTGAGATGGTAGGTCCCCATGGCCGTGTCCTCGGCGCCATCTCCGGTGGTGTGGACAGCAGTGTCGCGGCCAAGATTATGCACGAGGCTATTGGTGATCGCTTCCACGCCGTCATGGTCGATAACGGTGTCCTGCGCATGGACGAGGCGAAGCAGGTAGACGAAAAGCTATCCAAAGACCTCGGCGTGAACCTCACCGTCGTCGACGCCTCCGACCTCTTTCTGGAGCGCCTTGTAGACGTGGAGGATcccgagcgcaagcgcaagattATCGGCAACACATTCATTGAAGTGTTTGAAAAAGAGGCCGAGCGCATGGAAAAAGAGATGGGCAAGTACGAGTATTTGCTCCAAGGCACGCTGTACCCCGACGTGATCGAGAGCATCAGCTTCAAAGGCCCAAGTGCGACGATCAAGACGCACCACAACGTCGGCGGCCTGCTGGAGGATATGAAACTCAAGTTGatcgagccgctgcgcgagctgttcAAGGACGAGGTGCGGGCGCTTGGGCGCTTGATGGGCATTCCCGAGCACCTCGTTGGGCGCCATCCCTTCCCGGGGCCGGGCCTGGCCATCCGCATCCTTGGCCCTGTGACGCGTGATCAAGTCAAGCTGCTCCAGCATGCGGACAAGATTTATATCGAAGAGATTTTCAAGGCTAACGTGTACAACGACATTAGCCAGGCTTTTGCCGTGCTGTtgcccgtgcgcgccgtcggTGTGCAAGGAGACAAGCGTACGTACGACCAGGTgattgcgctgcgtgccgcacaAACCACCGACTTTATGACCGCGACGTGGTACCACTTTGACCCCAACCTGCTCTCACGCATCAGCAACAGAATCACAAACGAGGTCCAAGGCGTGAACCGCGTTGTGCTGGACGTTTCGTCCAAGCCGCCGGCGACGATTGAATGGCTGTAG
- the AMD1 gene encoding AMP deaminase (EggNog:ENOG503NU92; COG:F; BUSCO:EOG09260BYL), giving the protein MRGASESRETSLERVVPNGWSAGHEVPWSDAASQDDPLNPEATSDPLDRRSAMQSMAAATEAAVNAGSRSTMGIEMANLGGEQMVQHMPAECASLFASLQQCMRLRDKYIDTSLQGSLFDNPKNWDAEFCEQWSDATGQPTTNPSDTTNDGTAHVDGCAWNEQGDHPQPWKVYPAPPRPHWEHFSPAPASSFVVRPGGATLQDAVPPASQANAAAAQWLVEHSGGKPGVFRMEDIVIPGPHSVAGHATHFRMEHGVYKAWYDTEDEAHGERHEAPHYITHVPSSTEFFRDLDFLQSITADGPAKTFAWRRLKYLESKWNMYKLLNEYRELDAIKKVPHRDFYNVRKVDTHVHHSASMNQKHLLRFIKSKIKRQPNDKVIVRNGEARTLQQVFSSLGLTAYDLSIDTLDMHAHQDAFHRFDRFNLKYNPIGESQLREIFLKTDNSIHGRYLAEITKEIAEDLEASKYQMSEYRISIYGRSMDEWDKLASWVVDHRLFSHNIRWLIQVPRLYDVYKANNNVDNFEDVLRNVFQPLFEATQNPASHPKMHILLQRVVGFDLVDDESKPERRFLRQFPPPHQWNYAQSPPYAYWMYYMFGNMANLNQWRKIRGFNTLVLRPHAGEAGDPDHLAATYLTSHSISHGILLRKVPVLQYLYYLKQIALATSPLSNNALFLAYERNPFPEYFRKGLVVTLSTDDPLQFHLSKEPLLEEYSIATQIYKLTSTDMCELARNSVIQSGWEMELKRHWLGSKFFLPGPAGNDVAKTNVPNIRLRYRNETLKQELAFIWQSVDL; this is encoded by the coding sequence ATGCGTGGCGCCAGCGAGTCGCGTGAGACGTcgctggagcgcgtcgtgccgAATGGATGGAGCGCGGGCCATGAGGTGCCGTGGAGCGATGCAGCGAGCCAGGACGACCCGTTGAATCCAGAAGCGACCTCGGATCCGCTGGATCggcggagcgcgatgcagagcatgGCTGCCGCTACAGAAGCGGCGGTGAATGCAGGGAGCAGATCGACGATGGGCATTGAAATGGCGAATCTGGGCGGCGAGCAGATGGTGCAGCACATGCCGGCGGAgtgcgcgtcgctcttCGCGAGTCtgcagcagtgcatgcgcctgcgcgacaAGTACATAGACACGAGCCTGCAGGGAAGTCTTTTTGACAACCCCAAGAACTGGGACGCTGAGTTTTGCGAGCAGTGGTCCGACGCGACGGGCCAGCCGACGACTAATCCTAGCGACACGACAAACgacggcacggcgcatgtCGACGGATGCGCGTGGAACGAACAAGGCGACCACCCACAGCCATGGAAAGTGTaccctgcgccgccgcggccgcacTGGGAGCATTTTTCGCCCGCGCCCGCATCTTCATTTGTCGTGCGCCCCGGCGGCGCAACACTCCAAGACGCCGTCCCTCCTGCGTCGCAGGCGaatgcagctgcggcgcagtggCTCGTAGAGCACAGCGGCGGCAAACCCGGCGTGTTCCGCATGGAGGATATCGTGATTCCAGGACCGCATAGTGTAGCAGGCCACGCGACACATTTTCGCATGGAGCACGGCGTGTACAAGGCATGGTACGACACCGAGGacgaagcgcacggcgaaCGGCACGAAGCCCCACACTACATTACCCACGTCCCCTCGAGCACCGAATTTTTCCGCGACTTGGACTTTCTGCAGAGCATCACTGCCGACGGGCCCGCCAAGACGTTTGCATGGCGCCGCCTCAAGTATTTGGAGAGCAAGTGGAACATGTACAAGCTGCTCAACGAGTACCGCGAACTGGACGCAATCAAAAAGGTGCCGCACCGCGACTTTTACAACGTACGCAAGGTCGACACGCATGTGCACCACAGCGCGAGCATGAACCAAAAGCATCTCCTGCGGTTCATCAAGTCCAAGATCAAGCGGCAGCCAAACGACAAAGTAATTGTGCGCAATGGCGAGGCCAGAACGTTGCAGCAGGTGTTTAGCTCGCTGGGACTGACCGCGTACGACCTGAGCATCGATACGCTCgacatgcacgcgcaccAAGACGCGTTCCACCGCTTCGACCGCTTCAATCTCAAGTACAATCCTATTGGCGAGTCGCAGCTCCGCGAGATCTTCCTCAAGACAGACAATTCCATCCACGGGCGGTACCTTGCGGAGATTACCAAAGAGATTGCAGAAGATCTCGAGGCAAGCAAGTACCAAATGTCCGAGTACCGCATCTCCATTTACGGTCGCAGCATGGACGAATGGGACAAGCTCGCGAGCTGGGTAGTCGACCACCGCCTCTTTAGCCACAACATTAGGTGGCTGATCCAGGTACCGAGATTGTACGATGTATACAAGGCGAACAATAACGTGGATAACTTTGAAGACGTGCTTCGCAACGTCTTCCAGCCTTTGTTTGAAGCGACACAGAATCCTGCGTCGCATCCCAAGATGCACATCCttctccagcgcgtcgttgGGTTTGATCTCGTCGACGACGAAAGCAAGCCGGAGCGCAGGTTTTTGCGCCAGTTTCCTCCGCCGCACCAGTGGAACTATGCACAAAGTCCGCCATACGCATACTGGATGTACTACATGTTTGGCAACATGGCAAACTTGAACCAGTGGCGCAAAATCCGTGGGTTCAACACGCTCGTCCTTCGGCCCCACGCGGGCGAGGCCGGCGATCCAGACCATTTGGCAGCGACGTACCTCACTTCCCACTCCATCTCGCACGGGATACTCTTGCGCAAAGTGCCTGTGTTGCAGTACCTTTACTATTTAAAGCAAATCGCGCTCGCCACGTCTCCGTTGAGCAACAACGCACTCTTCCTCGCCTATGAACGGAACCCATTTCCCGAGTACTTCCGCAAAGGGCTGGTCGTCACTCTTTCCACCGACGACCCGCTCCAGTTTCACCTGTCCAAGGAACCCCTCTTGGAAGAATATAGCATCGCGACGCAGATTTACAAGCTCACCTCCACGGACATGTGCGAGCTTGCGCGGAACAGTGTCATTCAATCTGGCTGGGAGATGGAACTGAAGCGGCACTGGCTCGGCTCCAAGTTTTTCCTGCCCGGACCCGCTGGGAACGACGTGGCCAAGACAAATGTACCCAACATCCGTTTGCGCTACCGCAACGAGACGCTCAAGCAGGAGCTTGCTTTTATTTGGCAATCGGTAGACCTATAG
- the CDH1 gene encoding substrate-specific activator of APC-dependent proteolysis (COG:D; COG:O; EggNog:ENOG503NU21): MYHSEFARRLRSQSNAGVRQSASTSGLSNSQCAGSSSADPLYDATSPGLPRAQTYDVDLTASRHSTRATQQAPLTPRKAKSKNSFLHGDRCVHHAYTDASFIPSRDGSDLQAAFQLMSEDALTPGGRNKRKIVPDMDAQTEEANETYSMLLSSELFGSDAALCSSPSANMGIVSPSRSGTPTMIHSPTSASWSARGADSSLPTTPSKKNLLSFRSPTPSTTPSRSRDRRLHGSQMTPSSSGRLHESTSLDGLDECSTQLFARGATRSSIDAGLFGGLSVGGAGSPPGPQTSLLSTSEQIDSPAHTAYSTSPVKPESQRILLQSRKPARAISKVPYKVLDAPELADDFYLNLVDWSSQDLLSVGLGRCVYLWSAKNSGVSRLCQMPSMHDSITSVNFAERGNHLAIGTHSGVVQIWDTEKEKLLRTMMGHTARVGSLAWNNHVLTTGSRDRTIYHRDVRVPDHHVKTLRAHRQEVCGLKWNLTRELLASGGNDNKLFVWDGLRETPLHRFTEHTAAVKAIAWSPHQQGLLASGGGTADMKIRFWNTQTGALLNTMDTGSQVCNLAWNKSSNEIISTHGYSSGHIHNQVQLWRYPSLTQTATLTGHSMRVLYLAMSPNGKTIVTGAGDETLRFWDLNTPSCDTAHRRDDKAVHSSFVKLR, from the coding sequence ATGTACCACTCCGaatttgcgcggcgcttaCGGAGCCAATCCAACGCGGGTGTGCGGCAATCGGCTTCCACTTCTGGGCTTTCGAATTCGCAGTGCGCAgggtccagcagcgcagaTCCACTTTATGACGCTACTTCGCCAGGTCTTCCTCGTGCTCAAACGTACGATGTGGACCTCACCGCATCCCGCCACAGCACACGGGCGACGCAGCAGGCACCATTGACGCCCCGCAAGGCAAAATCCAAAAACTCTTTTCTCCATGGCGATCGGTGCGTACACCATGCATACACTGACGCTAGTTTTATTCCCAGTCGCGATGGATCGGACCTGCAGGCCGCATTCCAGCTCATGTCAGAAGACGCACTGACCCCCGGCGGGCGAaacaagcgcaagattgTGCCAGATATGGATGCGCAGACCGAAGAGGCGAACGAGACATACTCCATGCTTTTAAGCTCGGAGCTTTTCGGCtccgacgccgcgctgtgtTCTTCGCCGAGCGCCAACATGGGCATTGTCTCGCCCTCGCGCTCTGGAACGCCAACCATGATCCACTCGCCCACCAGTGCCAGTTGGtcagcgcgcggtgcagatTCTTCTCTTCCAACCACTCCATCCAAGAAAAATTTGCTGAGCTTCCGCAGCCCCACGCCCTCGACGACTCCATCGCGTTCGCGTGATCGCAGGCTGCACGGCTCGCAAATGACGCCGTCTTCCAGCGGCCGCTTGCACGAATCCACCTCTTTGGATGGGCTGGATGAGTGCTCTACCCAgctttttgcgcgtggagcgacgcgctcctCTATTGACGCGGGTCTCTTTGGTGGGCTCTCTGTCGgtggcgcaggctcgcCACCCGGTCCGCAAACCTCGCTCCTCTCCACCAGCGAGCAGATTGACTCGCCTGCACACACGGCATACAGCACGAGCCCTGTCAAGCCTGAAAGCCAGCGGATTTTGCTCCAGTCGCGCAAACCTGCACGCGCGATTAGCAAAGTACCGTACAAGGTCCTCGACGCCCCcgagctcgccgacgaTTTCTACCTAAATTTGGTTGATTGGTCGAGCCAGGATTTGCTGAGTGTCGGACTGGGTCGCTGTGTATACTTGTGGTCCGCCAAAAACTCGGGCGTGTCGCGTTTGTGCCAGATGCCAAGCATGCACGACAGCATCACGAGCGTCAACTTTGCAGAGCGTGGAAACCATTTGGCCATCGGCACTCATTCTGGTGTTGTGCAAATATGGGACACCGAGAAGGAAAAACTGCTGCGGACCATGATGGGTCACACGGCTCGTGTGGGATCACTGGCATGGAACAACCATGTCTTGACCACGGGCTCACGCGATCGCACGATATACCACCGTGACGTGCGCGTGCCAGACCACCACGTCAAAACTTTGCGTGCACACCGCCAGGAAGTGTGCGGCCTGAAATGGAATCTgacgcgcgagctgctcgcgtcCGGAGGCAACGACAACAAGCTCTTTGTCTGGGATGGTCTTCGCGAGACGCCTCTCCACCGCTTTACAGAGCACACGGCGGCGGTAAAAGCGATTGCATGGAGCCCCCACCAGCAGGGCTTGCTTGCTTCTGGCGGCGGTACGGCAGACATGAAGATCCGCTTTTGGAACACCCAGACCGGCGCACTGCTCAATACCATGGACACCGGCAGCCAGGTATGCAACCTTGCATGGAACAAGTCGTCCAACGAAATAATCAGTACGCACGGCTACTCGAGTGGGCACATCCACAACCAGGTCCAGCTCTGGCGGTACCCCAGCTTGACGCAGACTGCAACACTGACAGGCCACTCGATGCGTGTCTTGTACCTCGCTATGAGCCCAAACGGCAAAACAATCGtcacaggcgcaggcgacgagacgctgcgTTTCTGGGACCTCAATACGCCTTCGTGCGATacggcgcacaggcgcgacgACAAGGCGGTCCACTCGTCCTTTGTCAAGTTGCGCTAA
- the BUB3 gene encoding mitotic spindle checkpoint protein Bub3 (COG:D; EggNog:ENOG503NUFR), with product MSFAEFTAPASPLDPVSALGFYHDVTSPSASHLLVSSWDKFVRLYDLTEHAAGSAPILKSFEHPAPVLDVCWISDTLAASACLDRRVRLLHLGTGQVVIVGKHENGVCRVRYDVHTRLLLSGSWDATVHLYDPHTDPDSCFLRTLRLPDKVFAMDTVPVSNAPNGVRVQDTTPRLVVATAGRGISIFNLHTIRDALDRDVTEDAAFAPEQTRESSLKFMLRDVRCMPDGLGYATSSVEGRIAVEFFDPRPAAQAQKYAFKCHRKDVDGVDIVYPVNTMGFHAVYGTFASGGGDAHCALWDPIAKKRIRQYILPSPISALAFSADGALLTIASGGENLDDTENAGGIGPGGAGHILLHIKPALEDAKPKSTKNGTL from the exons ATGTCGTTTGCCGAGTTTACCGCGCCGGCATCGCCGCTGGATCCGGTATCGGCGCTCGGGTTTTACCACGATGTGACGTCGCCTAGTGCTTCGCACTTGCTCGTTTCGAGCTGGGATAAG TTTGTACGACTCTACGATCTCACCGAACATGCCGCGggaagcgcgccgatccTGAAGTCGTTCGAGCACCCTGCACCGGTGCTGGACGTGTGCTGGATTAGCGATACGCTTGCCGCAAGTGCATGTCTTGatcggcgcgtgcgtcTCTTGCATCTCGGCACAGGCCAGGTCGTGATTGTGGGCAAACACGAGAACGGCGTTTGCAGAGTGCGGTACGATGTCCACACGCGACTGCTGCTGAGCGGGTCCTGGGACGCGACGGTGCATTTGTATGATCCACACACAGACCCTGACTCGTGCTTTttgcgtacgctgcgcctgccgGACAAGGTGTTTGCCATGGATACCGTGCCCGTTTCCAATGCGCCAAATGGGGTGCGTGTCCAGGAcacgacgccgcggctTGTCGTTGCAACAGCAGGGCGCGGCATATCTATCTTTAACCTACACACGATCCGCGACGCCCTCGATCGCGACGTCACGGAAGATGCGGCATTTGCGCCGGAACAGACGCGCGAGAGCAGCCTCAAGTTtatgctgcgcgacgtgcggTGCATGCCTGATGGCTTGGGCTACGCAACCTCGTCCGTCGAAGGCCGGATTGCCGTCGAGTTTTTCGATCCACGTCccgctgcacaggcgcaaAAGTACGCATTCAAGTGCCACCGCAAAGACGTCGACGGCGTCGATATTGTGTACCCTGTCAACACGATGGGATTCCACGCTGTGTACGGCACATTTGCGTCGGGCGGTGGCGATGCACACTGTGCGCTCTGGGATCCCATCGCCAAGAAGCGGATCCGCCAGTATATCCTGCCATCGCCGATCAGTGCACTGGCGTTTAGCGCGGATGGAGCGCTGCTCACCATCGCGAGCGGGGGCGAAAACTTGGACGATACAGAGAATGCAGGGGGCATTGGTcctggcggcgctgggcacATTTTGCTGCATATCAAGCCCGCGCTGGAGGATGCCAAG CCAAAATCGACAAAAAATGGGACTCTATAG